A window from Dysidea avara chromosome 2, odDysAvar1.4, whole genome shotgun sequence encodes these proteins:
- the LOC136248129 gene encoding probable outer membrane protein pmp6: MPDIDVSTNFTSDTDVTSGSGSESDEGELTCCTIGDCVFYSLVDTLNKVTSNDIINITSHVVVLSSTVTLEGLDNIIIIGHINSTTVQCNDNGTVKFVDCNNVTMEGINWERCGSINKPAIGVYNSSSVVFENCSFLNSTGQAVVLSNISGIVYITNCHFAHNNEHRDHGAAIYYLSLIAQSMIIIDNNSFESNGPANSTVYICALNDKYPSYNLLQNSKFVNNHGVPIYTSHTSLHLNGSVLFKENEANNGGGIYSTSSSVTFDDNCNVIFSDNSAVYNGGAIFQFNSEVFFAGKSNVTFTNNAAEYGGGAIAWRRSKVMFYGNSYVSFINNTARNGGAINADTNGTTSFNEFSVVTFTGNIAHESGGALDLTSNSNISFLGNSTIIFKKNNATTDAGGAVYCDDNCNISFTDNSNITFNDNSADRKSGGAIRLFHYSSISFGGSSITTLNINRARYGGAIAWHRSTASFSGESTVTFDHNTGQDGGAVYYNTYSTISFYENSTVKFYNNGARVLGGAAVNRDKSKVMFYGNSYASFINNTARNGGAIHADTEGRTSFNEFSVVTFTGNIAHESGGALDLTSNSNISFLGNSTIIFKKNNATTDAGGAVYCDNHCNISFTDNSNITFNDNSADRKSGGAIRLFHYSSISFGGSSIITFNINRAHYGGAIAWHRSTASFSGESTVTFDHNTGQDGGAVYYNTYSTISFYENSTVKFYNNGARVLGGAVVNRDKSKVMFYGNSYASFINNTARNGGAIHADTEGRTLFNEFSVVTFTGNIAHESGGALDLTSNSNISFLGNSTIIFKKNNVTTDAGGAVYCDDHCNILFTGNSNITFSDNSAVRGGAVDTKETSKLSITGSSLLTFTNNNAIVGGAVDCAIQSSIIFDGNATVTFTDNTAIRYGGAISIDNSIITTKGKSNLTIIENSAIYGGAIHTFKSSFITFEDDSIVTLTYNAATENGGALHLSDNSILLVFSYGSNITFDGNIADQYGGAIYAELSQEVNSATMNFNTTGIDFHSNTAPFGNNIYVHVPSSYDDLYQDTR, from the coding sequence ATGCCTGACATAGATGTTTCTACTAACTTTACTAGTGATACAGATGTTACCAGTGGTTCAGGTAGTGAAAGTGATGAGGGTGAACTTACATGTTGTACAATTGGAGACTGTGTTTTTTATTCACTTGTTGATACTCTTAACAAAGTCACTAGTAATGACATCATCAACATTACAAGTCACGTTGTTGTATTGTCTTCAACAGTTACATTAGAAGGTCTTGATAACATCATTATTATTGGACACATCAATTCTACCACTGTACAATGCAATGATAATGGAACAGTGAAGTTTGTTGATTGTAATAATGTGACCATGGAAGGTATCAACTGGGAGAGGTGTGGTTCTATAAATAAACCAGCAATTGGAGTTTACAATTCATCTAGTGTTGTATTTGAGAATTGTTCATTTCTTAACTCAACAGGACAAGCTGTTGTGTTGTCAAATATTTCAGGAATTGTGTACATCACAAATTGTCACTTTGCACACAACAATGAACACAGAGATCATGGAGCTGCCATATATTACTTGTCTTTAATTGCTCAATCAATGATAATAATTGACAACAACAGTTTTGAATCTAATGGACCAGCTAACAGTACTGTTTACATTTGTGCTTTAAATGACAAATATCCAAGTTACAATTTATTACAAAATTCTAAATTTGTCAACAACCATGGAGTACCCATTTACACATCCCATACTAGTCTACATCTTAATGGTAGTGTATTGTTCAAAGAAAATGAAGCCAATAATGGTGGAGGCATTTATAGCACCAGTTCCTCTGTTACATTTGATGACAACTGTAATGTGATTTTCTCTGATAATTCAGCTGTGTATAATGGTGGAGCTATATTCCAATTTAATTCAGAAGTTTTCTTTGCAGGAAAATCTAATGTAACATTTACAAACAACGCAGCTGAATATGGTGGAGGAGCTATAGCCTGGCGTAGATCAAAGGTCATGTTTTATGGAAATTCATATGTATCATTTATAAACAACACTGCCAGGAATGGAGGAGCTATCAATGCTGATACTAATGGTACAACATCATTCAATGAATTTTCAGTAGTAACATTTACTGGAAACATTGCTCATGAAAGTGGAGGTGCTTTAGATTTAACTAGTAATTCAAATATATCATTTTTGGGAAATTCAACAATCATATTTAAAAAGAATAATGCCACCACAGATGCAGGAGGAGCTGTTTATTGTGATGATAACTGCAATATCTCATTTACAGATAACTCAAATATAACATTCAATGACAACAGTGCTGATAGAAAATCTGGTGGAGCTATAAGGTTATTTCATTATTCTTCAATCTCATTTGGAGGTAGCTCAATAACAACATTAAATATTAATAGAGCCCGTTATGGAGGAGCTATAGCATGGCATAGATCTACTGCTTCATTCAGTGGAGAGTCAACGGTAACATTTGACCACAATACTGGGCaagatggaggagctgtatactaTAATACCTATAGCACAATATCATTCTATGAAAACTCAACAGTGAAATTTTATAATAATGGAGCGAGAGTACTTGGAGGAGCTGCAGTCAATAGAGATAAATCAAAGGTCATGTTTTATGGAAACTCATATGCATCATTTATAAACAACACTGCCAGGAATGGAGGAGCTATCCATGCCGATACTGAAGGTAGAACATCGTTCAATGAATTTTCAGTAGTAACATTTACTGGAAACATTGCTCATGAAAGTGGAGGTGCTTTAGATTTAACTAGTAATTCAAATATATCATTTTTGGGAAATTCAACAATCATATTTAAAAAGAATAATGCCACCACAGATGCAGGAGGAGCTGTTTATTGTGATAATCACTGCAATATCTCATTTACAGATAACTCAAATATAACATTCAATGACAACAGTGCTGATAGAAAATCTGGTGGAGCTATAAGGTTATTTCATTATTCTTCAATCTCATTTGGAGGTAGCTCAATAATAACATTTAATATTAATAGAGCCCATTATGGAGGAGCTATAGCCTGGCATAGATCTACTGCTTCATTCAGTGGAGAGTCAACGGTAACATTTGACCACAATACTGGGCaagatggaggagctgtatactaTAATACCTATAGCACAATATCATTCTATGAAAACTCAACAGTGAAATTTTATAATAATGGAGCGAGAGTACTTGGAGGAGCTGTAGTCAATAGAGATAAATCAAAGGTCATGTTTTATGGAAACTCATATGCATCATTTATAAACAACACTGCCAGGAATGGAGGAGCTATCCATGCCGATACTGAAGGTAGAACATTGTTCAATGAATTTTCAGTAGTAACATTTACTGGAAACATAGCTCATGAAAGTGGAGGTGCTTTAGATTTAACTAGTAATTCAAATATATCATTTTTGGGAAATTCAACAATCATATTTAAAAAGAATAATGTCACCACAGATGCAGGAGGAGCTGTTTATTGTGATGATCACTGTAATATCCTATTTACAGGTAACTCAAACATAACATTCAGTGACAACAGTGCAGTGAGGGGTGGAGCTGTAGACACTAAAGAAACTTCTAAACTATCAATCACAGGAAGTTCACTGCTAACATTTACTAACAATAATGCTATTGTTGGAGGAGCTGTAGATTGTGCAATTCAGTCCAGTATAATATTTGATGGAAATGCTACAGTGACATTTACTGACAACACAGCTATAAGGTATGGTGGAGCAATATCTATTGATAATTCTATAATAACAACTAAAGGGAAATCAAATTTGACAATAATTGAAAACAGTGCCATATATGGTGGAGCTATACATACTTTTAAATCATCATTTATCACATTTGAGGATGACTCTATAGTTACACTCACATACAATGCAGCTACAGAAAATGGCGGTGCCTTACACCTTAGTGATAACTCTATATTATTAGTATTCAGTTATGGGTCAAATattacatttgatggtaacattGCTGATCAATATGGTGGAGCTATATATGCTGAATTGTCACAAGAGGTAAATAGCGCTACCATGAATTTTAATACAACAGGTATTGATTTTCACAGCAACACTGCTCCTTTTGGCAACAATATCTATGTACATGTGCCATCATCATATGATGatctgtatcaagacacacgatag